In the genome of Alphaproteobacteria bacterium, one region contains:
- a CDS encoding D-alanyl-D-alanine carboxypeptidase, protein MRPGRPIAALAALLLPLALTLPAAAAPRYADLVLDAQTGNILHATNSDSIVHPASLTKIMTLYMVFDAIESGRLSMDQSIPVSAHAASMPPSKLGLAAGSTIQVRDAVLALITKSANDIAVALAEAVAGSESEFGRRATALAQQSLDMPSSVFVNASGLPDSRQVTTARDMVNLAIRIRAHFPQYYGLFATRSFTYQGVTHQNHNKLLNDYPGLDGLKTGYINASGFNLVASAERNGNRVYGVIFGGTSGDARNARMVELLDFGFAHLQPEPARPPFPPSARSGAGDIGGLIAQIDTAFPEPAAGPADDALIPVVPSPEGEPIVRYAQLLTYAGLDTPQPNPRRGDGAQSRADVPATSVPLPIILAALDPAKTDTDSAGSSCGAGWAIQVGAYAVADMARSAADSARQRGPQALRGTTVAVIDSPSGNGVLFRALLVGLNDGTAAEDACIALAVQGIDCLALAPNPDRPPATCS, encoded by the coding sequence ATGCGCCCGGGGCGGCCAATCGCCGCGCTGGCGGCACTGCTGCTGCCGCTCGCATTGACCCTGCCGGCCGCCGCCGCACCGCGCTATGCCGACCTGGTTCTGGACGCGCAGACCGGCAACATCCTGCACGCGACCAACAGCGATTCGATCGTGCACCCGGCCTCGCTGACCAAGATCATGACGCTGTACATGGTGTTCGACGCCATCGAGTCGGGTCGGCTGTCGATGGACCAGAGCATCCCGGTGTCGGCGCATGCCGCCTCGATGCCGCCGTCGAAGCTCGGGCTGGCCGCCGGCTCGACGATCCAGGTGCGCGACGCCGTGCTGGCCCTGATCACCAAGTCGGCGAACGATATCGCGGTCGCGCTGGCGGAAGCCGTCGCCGGCAGCGAATCGGAATTCGGCCGCCGTGCCACCGCGCTGGCCCAGCAGTCGCTCGACATGCCGAGCTCGGTGTTCGTCAACGCGTCCGGCCTGCCGGATTCGCGCCAGGTCACCACGGCGCGCGACATGGTCAACCTGGCGATCCGCATCCGCGCACATTTTCCGCAGTATTATGGCCTGTTCGCAACCCGGTCGTTCACCTACCAGGGCGTCACCCACCAGAACCACAACAAGCTGCTGAACGACTATCCCGGACTCGACGGACTGAAGACCGGCTACATCAACGCCTCCGGCTTCAATCTGGTGGCGAGCGCGGAGCGCAACGGCAACCGCGTCTACGGCGTCATCTTCGGCGGCACCAGCGGCGACGCGCGCAACGCCCGCATGGTCGAACTGCTGGACTTCGGATTCGCCCACCTGCAGCCGGAGCCGGCCCGGCCGCCCTTCCCGCCCTCGGCCCGCTCCGGCGCAGGCGACATCGGCGGCCTGATCGCCCAGATCGACACGGCCTTTCCCGAACCCGCCGCCGGCCCGGCGGACGACGCCCTGATCCCGGTCGTCCCGTCGCCCGAGGGCGAGCCGATCGTGCGCTACGCCCAGTTGCTGACCTATGCCGGCCTCGACACGCCGCAGCCCAATCCGCGCCGCGGCGACGGGGCGCAATCGCGCGCCGACGTGCCGGCCACCAGCGTGCCGCTGCCGATCATCCTGGCCGCTCTGGATCCGGCGAAGACCGACACGGACAGCGCCGGCTCGAGCTGCGGCGCCGGCTGGGCGATCCAGGTCGGGGCCTATGCGGTTGCCGACATGGCGCGCAGCGCGGCCGACAGCGCACGCCAGCGCGGACCGCAGGCGCTGCGCGGAACCACGGTTGCGGTGATCGATTCGCCCTCCGGCAACGGCGTGCTGTTCCGCGCCCTGCTGGTCGGCCTCAACGACGGCACCGCGGCGGAGGATGCCTGCATCGCGCTCGCGGTGCAGGGCATCGACTGCCTGGCGCTGGCGCCCAACCCGGACCGCCCGCCGGCCACCTGCTCCTGA
- a CDS encoding peptidoglycan-binding domain-containing protein — MGGGSRTESEAPAPVIEAPAPERYTLIGGPVGDALVEGREPLREAQSMLATLGFDPGPADGLMGPRTRSALEQFQTQQGVPVSGTLTVDTQGALQFEKSARDDAAQAANSTTAAAPAPAASVRPASAGAPSSVAASTTGSGTWTAFLSGEDIRAHCTASSPDEYRFVYNAEYTEHVRLYELTDTSDGSAVLNIIVRGPTRIAGDPARLMGRISGKRSINGLAPFERNSLIETLMSSGFTSSPLPSGTVLPSDGHFWVVSACRRGTFTVNAWTYPSDRWDRITFPGMLGQLDFTNVMFNPLSQLTEAQRAAARSGDGPLQAFDIRVGADGKFQIN, encoded by the coding sequence GTGGGCGGGGGCAGCCGAACGGAGTCCGAGGCGCCGGCGCCGGTTATCGAAGCGCCTGCGCCGGAGCGCTACACCCTGATCGGCGGACCGGTCGGCGATGCGCTCGTGGAGGGCCGCGAGCCCCTGCGCGAGGCCCAGTCGATGCTGGCCACGCTCGGCTTCGATCCGGGCCCGGCCGACGGCCTGATGGGGCCGCGCACGCGTTCCGCGCTGGAGCAGTTCCAGACTCAGCAGGGCGTCCCGGTCAGCGGCACGCTGACGGTGGACACCCAGGGCGCGCTTCAGTTCGAGAAGTCGGCGCGCGACGATGCGGCGCAGGCAGCCAACAGCACGACCGCGGCGGCGCCCGCGCCGGCCGCTTCGGTTCGCCCGGCGTCGGCCGGCGCGCCGTCCAGCGTCGCGGCGTCGACCACCGGCTCCGGCACGTGGACGGCCTTCCTGTCCGGTGAAGACATCCGGGCCCACTGCACGGCTTCGTCGCCGGACGAATACCGCTTCGTCTACAACGCCGAGTACACCGAGCACGTGCGCCTCTACGAGTTGACCGACACAAGCGACGGCTCGGCGGTGCTCAACATCATCGTGCGCGGCCCGACCCGGATCGCCGGCGATCCGGCACGGCTGATGGGCCGCATCAGCGGCAAGCGGTCGATCAACGGGCTGGCGCCGTTCGAGCGCAACTCGCTGATCGAGACGCTGATGTCCAGCGGCTTCACCTCGTCGCCGCTGCCGTCCGGCACCGTGTTGCCGTCGGACGGCCATTTCTGGGTGGTCAGCGCCTGCCGCCGCGGCACGTTCACGGTCAACGCCTGGACCTATCCGTCGGACCGGTGGGACCGCATCACATTCCCAGGCATGCTGGGCCAGCTCGATTTCACCAACGTGATGTTCAATCCGCTGTCGCAGTTGACCGAGGCCCAGCGCGCGGCTGCGCGCAGCGGCGACGGCCCGCTGCAGGCCTTCGACATCCGCGTCGGTGCCGACGGCAAGTTCCAGATCAACTGA